Proteins encoded in a region of the Carassius gibelio isolate Cgi1373 ecotype wild population from Czech Republic chromosome B5, carGib1.2-hapl.c, whole genome shotgun sequence genome:
- the LOC127957046 gene encoding E3 ubiquitin-protein ligase CHFR, whose amino-acid sequence MTARQGSGQAWGKLVNLNTSPGPEILLRNRECMVGRKKNCDLSFPANKLVSGKHCKITQDENSGQVWLQDMSTNGTVINISKVVKKQTHLLQNGDVIHFVYRKHEPEKNIAYVYQAIGPQESASQDTEVSESYGAFTPDANEALNVSDLHFKSMQRHDRNVSSDGRESGCPLPEPASAAVPTVQPRRRAQKRPMERSSEVKGQLLEVLQTRPVAPAPPPRSEDELFLLSLAPSLQSLPPQTKEFVKFQIHKLIYESSSALLNLEQLELKQ is encoded by the exons ATGACTGCGCGTCAGGGCTCTGGACAGGCCTGGGGAAAACTGGTGAACTTAAACACATCTCCAGGTCCAGAGATATTACTCAGAAATAGAGAATGCATGGtggggagaaaaaaaa ATTGTGACCTTTCATTCCCGGCTAATAAACTGGTCTCAGGGAAACATTGCAAAATCACTCAAGATGAGAACTCAGGACAGGTGTGGCTGCAGGACATGAG CACCAATGGAACAGTGATCAACATTTCCAAAGTGGTGAAGAAACAGACACACTTACTGCAGAATGGTGATGTCATTCACTTTGTGTACAGGAAGCATGAGCCAGAGAAAA ACATTGCTTATGTTTATCAGGCCATCGGGCCACAGGAAAGTGCCTCGCAGGACACCGAAG TTTCTGAAAGttatggtgcgttcacaccagacgcgaATGAAGCGTTAAACGTGAGTGATTTACATTTTAAGTCCATGCAAAGACACGATAGAAATGTTTCATCTGATGGAAGGGAGTCTGGGTGCCCTCTGCCAGAACCTGCTTCTGCTGCTGTACCCACAG TGCAACCAAGAAGAAGAGCACAGAAAAGGCCTATGGAGCGGTCATCGGAGGTGAAGGGTCAGCTCCTAGAAGTTCTCCAGACCCGTCCTGTAGCTCCAGCGCCGCCTCCACGCTCCGAGGATGAGCTCTTCCTCTTGAGTCTGGCCCCTTCCCTGCAGAGTTTGCCACCTCAGACAAAAGAATTCGTCAAAtttcaaatacacaaattaatctATGAAAGCAGCTCAGCTCTGCTTAATTTGGAACAATTGGAGCTTAAACAGTAG